From Candidatus Pedobacter colombiensis, one genomic window encodes:
- a CDS encoding RagB/SusD family nutrient uptake outer membrane protein yields MKSIDKNIAGIAFSILLSLTIGCKKSFLEVSPPSQIEESNFFKTELQANQALAGVYHVLQWGNINQGHTPLMGWAEAASDDAYAGGGSSSDAVGVKGIDSFRATAAAPFNANDGTYGSVWSIYFQGIARANTYLANVDRVQTSADFKNVSTAEAKFLRAHFYFDLFKWFENVPLIIEQQTPDQYNQPQAAPQAVLNQIAKDLTEAMVYLPKKSMKANNGHATYWSASALLARVYLYGKGVYGTELNAAGNTIDAVKIRSYLDEIISIGGFDLIQSYSDVWRKNNEMSIESVWEVDCSNLAYMSGSTSDQYRAQGNYNVLYFGPRGVNGIPYTAGFSNAVPTESLYQEFETAPNVDPRRDATILVLKSAADAPGLIKGWQHTGYFNNKYNTTTEYLSPSGLNSINWGQNIHVIRFSDVLLMAAELYIGVDQTKADAYLKRVRKRAGMPDRTATIDNIRHERRVELAGEGIRYWDLLRYGLPYAKQKINESSLIGPYYNGTLTTNGPVVFTAGANTPANGYAMDWDDSKRGHLPIPPTQVILSNGVLKQNPGY; encoded by the coding sequence ATGAAATCAATTGATAAAAACATAGCCGGTATTGCATTTTCAATACTACTCAGCCTAACCATAGGCTGTAAAAAGTCGTTTCTGGAGGTTTCTCCCCCTTCACAAATTGAGGAAAGCAATTTTTTCAAAACAGAATTACAAGCCAACCAGGCCCTGGCCGGTGTATACCATGTGTTGCAATGGGGCAATATCAATCAAGGGCATACCCCATTAATGGGTTGGGCCGAAGCTGCATCAGATGATGCCTATGCCGGAGGAGGAAGTTCATCAGATGCCGTTGGTGTAAAAGGCATCGACAGTTTTAGAGCTACAGCAGCGGCACCATTCAATGCCAATGATGGTACCTATGGTAGTGTATGGAGCATTTATTTCCAGGGAATCGCCAGAGCAAACACCTATTTAGCCAATGTAGACAGGGTACAGACCAGTGCAGATTTTAAAAATGTAAGTACTGCAGAAGCTAAATTTCTGAGGGCACATTTCTATTTTGACCTCTTCAAATGGTTTGAAAATGTGCCGCTAATTATTGAGCAGCAAACGCCAGATCAGTACAACCAGCCACAAGCAGCTCCACAAGCTGTACTCAACCAGATTGCGAAAGACCTAACTGAAGCCATGGTTTACCTTCCTAAAAAATCCATGAAAGCCAACAATGGACATGCCACATACTGGTCGGCATCGGCACTTTTGGCCCGTGTATACCTCTATGGAAAAGGTGTCTATGGAACAGAATTGAATGCTGCAGGCAACACAATTGATGCCGTAAAAATACGCAGTTATCTGGATGAGATCATCAGCATTGGTGGTTTTGACCTCATTCAATCCTATTCAGATGTTTGGAGAAAAAACAATGAAATGAGCATTGAGTCGGTTTGGGAAGTAGATTGTAGCAATTTAGCCTATATGTCTGGCAGTACCAGCGATCAGTACAGAGCACAGGGAAACTACAATGTCTTGTATTTTGGTCCGAGGGGCGTTAACGGCATCCCCTATACTGCAGGGTTTAGCAATGCCGTACCCACAGAATCTTTATATCAGGAATTCGAAACAGCACCAAATGTAGATCCAAGAAGAGACGCGACCATCTTAGTTTTAAAATCGGCTGCAGATGCACCAGGCTTAATCAAAGGCTGGCAGCATACAGGTTATTTTAACAACAAATACAATACGACTACCGAGTACCTTAGCCCTTCAGGTTTAAATTCCATTAACTGGGGACAAAACATCCATGTGATCCGTTTTTCAGATGTTTTATTAATGGCAGCCGAGCTTTATATAGGTGTTGATCAAACCAAAGCTGATGCCTATTTGAAGCGAGTAAGAAAACGTGCTGGTATGCCAGACAGAACCGCAACAATAGACAATATCCGTCATGAGCGCAGAGTGGAACTCGCAGGAGAAGGTATCCGTTATTGGGATCTGTTGAGATATGGCTTACCCTATGCGAAGCAGAAAATCAATGAGTCCAGTTTAATCGGCCCATATTACAACGGCACCCTGACCACTAATGGACCTGTCGTATTTACTGCCGGCGCCAATACCCCTGCAAATGGTTATGCCATGGATTGGGATGATTCGAAACGTGGTCATTTACCCATTCCACCAACTCAGGTGATTCTTTCAAATGGTGTTTTAAAACAAAATCCAGGTTATTAA
- a CDS encoding glycoside hydrolase family 16 protein: protein MRLVGSFLVIMGLGLGSVVNKGAVHTNKPGIILDSLKRKSGAKRYKLVWSDEFNYKGLPDSSKWNFDIGGGGWGNNELQFYTEKDTSNAKVENGILKITARKQAKGNRQYTSARLTTKNKAEFTYGKIEIRAKLPAGRGTWPAIWMLGKNISTAGWPACGEIDIMEHVGFNKDSLFSSIHTASYNHIKGTQKTKGIYIASPYTQFHTYAIEWTPEKIDFMLDGVSYFITRNEHLTTKEWPFNAPQFLLLNVAVGGFWGGQKGIDDLVFPATMEIDYVRVYQKTDS from the coding sequence ATGCGCTTAGTTGGTAGTTTCTTAGTCATAATGGGTTTAGGTCTTGGCAGTGTCGTTAATAAAGGTGCTGTTCATACCAATAAACCTGGAATAATACTGGATAGTCTTAAAAGAAAATCAGGTGCAAAGCGTTACAAGTTAGTGTGGAGCGACGAATTCAATTACAAAGGGTTACCCGATAGCAGCAAATGGAATTTTGATATCGGTGGCGGTGGCTGGGGTAATAATGAACTACAGTTTTATACGGAAAAAGACACCTCAAATGCTAAAGTAGAAAACGGTATTTTAAAAATTACAGCCCGAAAACAGGCCAAAGGAAATAGGCAATACACCTCTGCAAGGCTGACCACAAAAAATAAAGCCGAATTTACGTATGGAAAAATTGAAATCAGGGCAAAACTTCCTGCGGGGCGTGGTACCTGGCCCGCCATCTGGATGCTGGGGAAAAATATAAGTACAGCTGGCTGGCCTGCCTGTGGCGAAATTGATATCATGGAGCATGTAGGTTTTAACAAAGACAGCCTTTTTAGCAGCATCCATACCGCTTCGTATAATCATATCAAGGGGACCCAAAAAACCAAGGGCATCTATATCGCCAGTCCATACACCCAATTTCATACTTATGCCATTGAATGGACGCCTGAGAAAATAGATTTTATGTTAGACGGAGTCAGTTACTTCATTACCCGGAACGAACATTTAACAACCAAAGAATGGCCATTTAATGCCCCTCAATTTTTACTCTTGAATGTGGCTGTAGGTGGCTTTTGGGGTGGGCAAAAGGGAATCGATGACCTTGTCTTTCCTGCAACAATGGAAATTGATTATGTAAGAGTCTATCAGAAAACAGATAGCTAA
- a CDS encoding Crp/Fnr family transcriptional regulator, which translates to MKNQMISKTTLQAFREGFAKFVTLSDAEWIELIPYLTVSSVKKKDHFVVHGKVCKHVGFVIKGSLRFYHVKNGVEITGYFCFENEFVSSYKSYLKQEPSLTCIQAMEDTELILIAYEDMQRLFVHPKLAFKMEQFGRLVAEYYICCYEDRIAAFIVQSPEERYLTMLENQADLLLRIPQHYIANFLGITPVSLSRIRKRTLGRAVAS; encoded by the coding sequence ATGAAAAATCAAATGATTTCTAAAACAACATTGCAGGCATTTAGGGAAGGATTTGCAAAATTCGTTACGCTTTCTGATGCAGAGTGGATCGAACTAATTCCTTATTTAACAGTTTCAAGTGTTAAAAAGAAAGATCACTTTGTAGTTCATGGTAAAGTTTGCAAGCATGTAGGTTTCGTGATTAAGGGTTCTTTAAGATTTTACCATGTAAAGAATGGAGTAGAGATTACAGGATATTTTTGCTTTGAGAATGAATTTGTAAGTTCTTATAAAAGTTACCTCAAACAAGAGCCAAGCCTCACCTGTATCCAGGCCATGGAGGATACGGAATTGATTTTGATTGCTTACGAAGATATGCAGCGGCTATTCGTTCATCCTAAGCTTGCCTTTAAGATGGAACAGTTCGGCAGGTTAGTAGCCGAATACTATATCTGCTGTTATGAAGATCGGATTGCAGCTTTCATTGTGCAAAGCCCTGAAGAACGTTACTTAACTATGCTTGAAAATCAGGCCGACTTATTATTGCGTATTCCTCAACATTACATAGCCAATTTTCTTGGCATTACCCCGGTTTCCCTTTCAAGAATCCGTAAAAGAACTTTAGGAAGAGCTGTTGCCAGCTGA
- a CDS encoding NAD-dependent epimerase/dehydratase family protein produces the protein MHTILGAGGPSANALTRELLNHNQEVRLVSRRPVKTTDTRMTWRKADLLNYSEVLDAVKGSTVIYMCAGLVYDKEIWKQQWPVIMQNLINVAKETQARLLFFDNVYMYGLVNGPMLESTPYHPVSVKGEVRAKIATQLMEEVKSGNIQATIARAADFYGTDSMNSFLDSMVLDKFAKHQTAQWIGNPKKLHNFTYIPDTGKAMYLLGQHEESGNQIWHLPTASPISGQEMIALAADIFGAKGNFITVNKLMLQMVGLFKKVVAGTVEMYYQYDHDYNLDSSKFEKAFNFKPSSYEEGIRQWSKTQLSKLK, from the coding sequence ATGCATACCATATTAGGAGCCGGCGGGCCATCAGCAAATGCGCTAACACGTGAATTGTTAAACCATAATCAAGAAGTACGATTGGTTAGCAGAAGACCAGTAAAGACTACCGATACCCGGATGACCTGGAGAAAGGCAGATTTGTTGAACTATTCGGAAGTATTGGATGCTGTGAAAGGATCAACAGTTATCTATATGTGTGCAGGACTAGTCTATGATAAAGAGATCTGGAAGCAACAATGGCCAGTCATCATGCAGAACTTAATAAATGTGGCAAAGGAAACACAGGCCAGACTGCTATTTTTTGATAACGTATATATGTATGGATTGGTCAATGGTCCTATGTTGGAGAGTACCCCTTACCATCCAGTGAGTGTAAAGGGTGAGGTCAGGGCGAAAATTGCTACCCAGCTGATGGAAGAAGTGAAATCGGGTAATATCCAGGCTACTATTGCCAGGGCTGCTGATTTTTATGGTACCGATTCTATGAATAGTTTCCTGGACAGCATGGTGCTGGATAAATTTGCCAAACATCAAACTGCGCAATGGATTGGTAACCCTAAGAAACTCCACAATTTCACTTATATCCCTGACACCGGAAAAGCAATGTATTTGTTGGGTCAGCATGAAGAGTCAGGGAATCAGATCTGGCACCTGCCAACGGCCTCACCAATAAGCGGTCAGGAGATGATCGCACTGGCAGCGGATATTTTTGGTGCTAAGGGCAATTTCATTACAGTGAATAAATTGATGCTGCAAATGGTTGGCTTATTTAAAAAAGTCGTTGCAGGAACAGTGGAGATGTATTATCAATATGACCACGACTATAATTTAGACTCCTCAAAATTTGAAAAAGCATTTAATTTTAAACCTAGTAGTTATGAAGAAGGTATAAGGCAATGGTCCAAAACACAGCTTTCCAAGCTAAAATGA
- a CDS encoding S8 family peptidase, with protein MKLKHSLYFAICFFVSTAAFAQSKDVKLPPNWQNLDLVQDGYFGISTEKAYNELLQHKKPKENIIVAVIDGGVETDHEDLKNVIWTNKKKKSGNGIDDDRNGYVDDIHGWNFIGSKKGNLAYDNLELVRIYRALQPKYKSTIKSTVLDSTEKEEFALYTKVTAEFGKKYDDAHQAFAVISIINKMLDSVGQINHKTIPSLEDMERYKADSEEEEQCKKIIRRGAKESGSMEKFHKEMKDAYKQYDVMLRYNLNPKYDQRAELVGDDYSNASERFYGNNDVKGPNAEHGTHVSGIIGAERNNGIGINGVADHVRIMCIRVVPDGDERDKDVANGIRYAVDNGARVINMSFGKGFKWAKDVVDEAVKYAEEKGVLLVHAAGNDNQNNDIVDNYPTKYYDSPEAAAYKKAHKKAEIKPMAFRPGQNQMQGNNLGRNYPVTPLKPVLDTVKFNLPHASNWIEVGASAYKNDATLKASFSNYGKYTVDVFAPGFMIRSTVPGSKYEEFDGTSMAAPVVSGLAALILSYYPELKPYEVRDIIMKSVVKVEQKVKRENEKGETERVSFKELCVSGGIVNAYQALKLAETYRTK; from the coding sequence ATGAAACTAAAACATTCATTATATTTCGCAATTTGCTTTTTCGTTAGTACAGCTGCTTTTGCACAAAGTAAAGATGTTAAGCTCCCTCCAAATTGGCAGAATTTAGATTTAGTGCAAGATGGTTATTTCGGTATAAGTACTGAAAAGGCTTACAATGAGCTGTTGCAGCATAAAAAGCCTAAAGAGAATATAATTGTAGCTGTTATAGATGGTGGTGTTGAAACAGATCATGAAGATTTAAAGAATGTCATATGGACAAATAAGAAAAAAAAATCGGGAAATGGGATTGATGATGATCGGAACGGATATGTTGATGATATACATGGCTGGAATTTTATAGGGTCGAAAAAGGGAAACCTTGCCTATGATAATTTAGAATTGGTTAGAATTTATCGGGCGTTACAGCCTAAGTACAAGTCGACGATTAAATCTACTGTGCTGGATAGTACGGAAAAGGAAGAATTCGCACTTTATACAAAGGTTACTGCTGAGTTTGGAAAAAAATATGACGATGCTCATCAGGCTTTTGCTGTTATTTCTATTATAAACAAAATGCTTGACTCTGTTGGACAAATTAATCATAAAACTATTCCTTCATTAGAAGATATGGAACGTTACAAAGCTGATAGTGAAGAAGAGGAGCAGTGTAAAAAGATCATTCGCAGGGGAGCAAAAGAGAGTGGGTCAATGGAGAAGTTTCATAAGGAAATGAAAGATGCTTATAAGCAATATGATGTCATGTTGAGGTATAATCTAAATCCTAAATATGATCAGCGTGCTGAGTTGGTTGGAGATGATTATTCTAATGCGAGTGAGCGCTTTTATGGTAATAATGATGTTAAGGGGCCAAATGCGGAGCATGGAACGCACGTGTCTGGTATAATCGGTGCAGAGCGAAATAATGGGATAGGTATAAACGGTGTTGCAGATCATGTTCGTATCATGTGTATTAGGGTGGTACCAGATGGCGATGAGCGGGATAAGGATGTAGCAAATGGTATTAGGTATGCAGTGGATAATGGTGCGCGCGTGATTAACATGAGTTTTGGTAAGGGCTTTAAGTGGGCTAAGGATGTAGTGGACGAAGCGGTAAAGTATGCTGAAGAAAAGGGGGTTTTATTGGTACATGCGGCAGGTAATGATAATCAGAATAATGATATTGTAGATAATTATCCAACTAAGTATTATGATAGTCCAGAGGCTGCTGCATATAAAAAAGCACATAAGAAGGCTGAAATTAAGCCCATGGCATTTAGGCCTGGTCAAAATCAAATGCAAGGGAACAATTTGGGGAGAAATTATCCGGTTACACCTTTAAAACCCGTTTTGGATACAGTCAAGTTTAATTTGCCACATGCCAGCAACTGGATCGAAGTAGGTGCCAGTGCTTATAAGAATGACGCAACTCTGAAGGCTTCTTTTTCTAATTATGGTAAATATACCGTGGACGTATTCGCCCCGGGATTTATGATAAGGTCGACTGTTCCTGGATCTAAATATGAAGAATTTGATGGAACAAGTATGGCTGCTCCTGTTGTTTCTGGTTTGGCAGCTTTGATCTTAAGTTATTATCCAGAGCTTAAGCCTTATGAGGTAAGAGACATCATTATGAAATCAGTAGTCAAGGTGGAACAGAAGGTAAAACGTGAGAATGAGAAAGGGGAAACTGAACGTGTTAGTTTTAAGGAGCTATGCGTTAGTGGTGGGATTGTAAATGCGTACCAGGCATTAAAATTGGCTGAAACTTATAGAACTAAATAA